A region of Triplophysa rosa linkage group LG16, Trosa_1v2, whole genome shotgun sequence DNA encodes the following proteins:
- the LOC130566752 gene encoding H-2 class I histocompatibility antigen, Q10 alpha chain-like has product MRSLALLLFGIHLAFAGTHSLQYFCTTVFRDMNIEKYIVVGIIDDLQFMHFDSDTMKAEPKTDWMRKNEGADYWNVRTQTVIGHYQEYRNFMQIVMHLYNQSMSGVNAFQMMYGCELDDDGTTRGYLQYGYNREDFISFDKNTLTWTAANPQADILKNQWDTDGAKTKYWKAYLESTCFERMKKIVNYGKDTLERNVPPVMSLLQKNSSSPVICHATGFYPKNITMTWKKNHEDLNEDVEVSETLPNADGTFQKSISLSVKSEEWKKNPDVYRCVIQHVGAEKDIVVLLNENNIKSNSASDNTIVKCLVITTVVIAVLAATVFAVKKKLIVCRKCREVNSSNLTGNVKDSTASEISDEPQQNAK; this is encoded by the exons ATGCGATCTTTAGCACTTCTGCTGTTTGGGATTCATCTCGCCTTTGCTG GAACACACTCTCTGCAATACTTCTGCACTACTGTATTTAGAGACATGAATATTGAAAAATACATAGTGGTTGGAATAATCGATGATCTGCAGTTTATGCACTTTGACAGCGACACAATGAAAGCTGAGCCAAAGACAGACTGGATGAGAAAGAATGAAGGAGCAGATTATTGGAACGTTAGGACTCAGACAGTCATTGGTCACTATCAGGAATACAGAAACTTCATGCAAATCGTAATGCATCTATACAACCAGTCTATGTCAG GTGTTAACGCCTTCCAGATGATGTATGGCTGTGAGCTTGATGATGATGGGACCACTCGAGGATACTTGCAGTATGGTTATAATAGAGAAGACTTCATCAGCTTTGATAAGAACACACTCACCTGGACCGCTGCGAATCCTCAAGCCGATATCCTCAAGAACCAATGGGATACTGATGGAGCTAAAACAAAATACTGGAAAGCATATTTGGAAAGCACATGCTTTGAGCGGATGAAGAAGATTGTTAACTATGGCAAGGACACTCTGGAGAGAAATG TTCCACCTGTGATGTCTCTACTGCAGAAGAACTCCTCGTCTCCAGTAATCTGTCATGCTACTGGTTTCTACCCCAAAAACATCACAATGACCTGGAAGAAAAACCATGAGGATCTTAATGAAGATGTGGAGGTCAGTGAAACTTTGCCAAATGCAGACGGAACGTTCCAGAAGAGCATCAGTCTCTCAGTGAAGTCTGAGGAGTGGAAGAAGAATCCAGATGTCTACAGATGTGTCATTCAACATGTGGGAGCAGAGAAAGACATTGTTGTCCTTCTCAATGAAAACAACATCAAGTCTAACTCAG CTTCTGACAACACCATTGTGAAATGTTTGGTGATCACTACTGTTGTTATCGCTGTGTTGGCCGCTACTGTCTTTGCTGTTAAAAAGAAGCTCATTGTGTGCAGAAAGTGCAGAGAAGTAAATAGCTCAAATTTAACAG GCAATGTGAAGGACA GCACTGCATCAGAAATATCAGATGAACCACAGCAgaatgcaaaatga
- the LOC130566755 gene encoding major histocompatibility complex class I-related gene protein-like yields the protein MMFGCEQDDDGTTRGYLQYGYNGEDFISFDRNTPSWTAANPQAIILKNQWDTNGAKTNYWKAYLESTCFERMKKIVSHGKDTLERKVAAEVSLLQKNSSSPVICHATGFYPKNITMTWKKNHEDLNEDVEVSETLPNADGTFQKSISLSVKSEEWKKNPDVYRCVIQHVGAEKDIVVPLNENNIKSNSASDNIIVKGLLITTVVIAVLAAMFLLLKRGSLCARCPGRLRVQI from the exons ATGATGTTTGGATGTGAGCAGGATGATGATGGGACCACTCGAGGATACTTGCAGTACGGTTATAATGGAGAAGACTTCATCAGCTTTGATAGGAACACACCAAGTTGGACCGCTGCTAATCCTCAAGCTATCATCCTCAAGAACCAATGGGATACTAATGGTGCTAAAACAAATTACTGGAAAGCATATCTGGAGAGCACATGCTTTGAGCGGATGAAGAAGATTGTGAGCCACGGCAAGGACACTCTGGAGAGAAAAG TTGCAGCTGAAGTGTCTCTACTGCAGAAGAACTCCTCGTCTCCAGTTATCTGTCATGCTACTGGTTTCTACCCCAAAAACATCACAATGACCTGGAAGAAAAACCATGAGGATCTTAATGAAGATGTGGAGGTCAGTGAAACTTTGCCAAATGCAGACGGAACGTTCCAGAAGAGCATCAGTCTCTCAGTGAAGTCTGAGGAGTGGAAGAAGAATCCAGATGTCTACAGATGTGTCATTCAACATGTGGGAGCAGAGAAAGACATTGTTGTCCCTCTCAATGAAAACAACATCAAGTCTAACTCAG CTTCTGACAACATCATTGTGAAAGGTTTGTTGATCACCACTGTCGTAATTGCGGTGTTGGCTGCCATGTTTTTGCTGTTAAAAAGAGGCTCATTGTGTGCAAGATGTCCAGGCAGGTTAAGAGTTCAAATTTAA